The genomic interval TACATCGCTGAGATATGTCTTATACTGCAACCTTATCCAAAGCATTTTATGTTCTCGAGGATGATTTATCGTGATATTTCGATATCTGTGCACGTCTCTTCAACTGGGGGGTACAACTTCCAACACTCATCTTACTCGTCCACGTGTTAAGAGATCAACGGCTGTGATTAACCCCTCACTCCTATATATAACAGCACCTTTTCCCCAAAATTCCATCAGTTAGCCtactactcaaagaatcaataTGGCGAGTTCAAGCATCCCGAAGGCTCTCGTCACGGAGGAAGTTTCGCATGAATATTCCGAGAAGAGAAAAGCTGAGATAGAAGACGAAGTGTTCCAGAAGATTATTTGCTACTGGGAAAAACTCCATAAATTACAACTTCTTTACGAAGCCGGGGAAGCTACTGCTTCGAGACTGGTGGTAAAGATGGAGAAGTACCGAGATCGCCTGAATGTGACCGAGAGGGTGAACATTTTCGAAGGCGACTACGTATACCAACTGATGCTGTTTAAGGAGAGGAAGATCTTATCGAGCGTCACGGGCTCCGATAGTTTCCTCAAGGCGTCCACCAGTGAATTAAGAAAATGGAGGACCATGTGGACACTCTTTGTAGAGAAAGAATACTTTAATGTAATCCGCAAAAATGCTCTTAAATAAAATTCATACTTTTCATCTCTATTCTTTACTTTTGGAACCCGGGTCTAATGTCCATTATGGCAGGCATACTATTAAATTGAGTAAAATACCTAGTTAATAACTGAAATGACTGATGAAGGCTTTTAATATCTCGGGTCCAGAACATCACGCCGGGTCTTCACACTTCCGAGACGTTAGGACTTTTAATCTTCGAGTCACGACAGTCATAATTATGCATGAATGGTCATTGAGCCTTAGCTGAGAACTTTTCATATTCTGAGACGCTTCGATAACTGCACACACCCTTTTACCTTCCCGATGCGACCTCCGAGGCATTTATTGATAATCCGCGTGTATGTATTTTAGTGGATTTGATAAATTCTCTCTCCAAATAAATGACAATATGCTTTGATTAACTCTAGGCCTTTCGAATTCCTTCGTATTAAATGCCTTCTCCCTGTTTCTTCTATAAATAAGCACGTGGACAAGATGCATCGGCACTAGCAGGAAAATGTCGAGCTCAAGCGATTCTAGTACCTGTAGCACTGCCATCTCCTCCATTGGCGCACAAAGTCAGACATCAGCTGAGTTGCGTCCATACGTGGAGAACTTTAAAAGGACTGTCGACGAGTACATCCTAGCCAAGGTTATATGTACTTGGCATAAACTTCAGTTTATCGGCCTTCTACACCTGAACGGTACGGTCCTCACCCGTTCTCAGAGGCTGGTAATGAGGATACAGACGGGAGCTGGAGGTAGCTCGTATTGAAGAGTTGTTGACTGATCAGAACCTGCTGCATGCCATGTTGTGGAAGGAATGGCATCACCTAAATAAGATTTCGAACACCGACTCCTTCGCCAATCTCCACATCCAAGAGGTTGCCGACTGGATGGATGAATGGAAAGGCCGAGTGGCCTCTGAAATATCTGTAATACGGCGTCGGCCATTTCCTTAATAAGATTTTCAATTATTGCTTCTCGTGTCTTTTTGATTTTCTGCAAGTGGATTAACACGAATGGACCTAATAATGATCAATAATCGAAAAATTGAACAAATTAGCTTAAAACTTGTCGTAGAATGCCAGGGCCTTATCTTCTCGAGCCATCGGATAAGATGGCAAGAGCTGTCTTTCTTAGGCCGGGCCGTTATATCCTCCGTGCTTTGAGATTCTTTTCTGATTTATGTTCCCCAGGTAGTCGATGCGCAGTCATAATGACCAATTCTCTACTGACATGCTGTCAGAGCCTGTACACATTCCCAGCTATTCAAACAATCATGACACCTCGATTCTCGCGTGTGTCTTTTCAAATTTCCCGCTTAATCATACCGCTCGATTCCCAAGGCCAATCTAGCCCGTCCAATCAATCTCGGATCGACGGTATAGATCTTCTTTTTTCCCTATATATAGCAGTTCGTCGGTTTCCCAAAAATCATTTGCAAATTCACCTTGCAGCGAAGCTCTGTCGAATTCTTCTTTCGGGCCTCTCCGTTACGTAGATCTTTCCAGCAACCTCTCCGGCTATCAACCACCATTTTTGCTTCTTTTCAGTAAGTTCTTCTTTTCTCGCATCTTATTTACTCCTTTTCCATCATGTCTAACTCTACCTCTTCTACTTCCGGTAAGAATGTTAGAGGTCGATCAGAAGACACTTCCCATACCCCTTCTGAACAATCTATTCAAATTCCAAGGGGTGTTCCTACTGTTTCTTCTCGACCCCTTCCCTAGAAGGTTGCTAAAGCGTCTTCCTCCCGACCCCTGGGCTCCCCGAGTAAGGGGAAAGATAAAATAACAGGGCCCTTTTGGTTTTCCACGGTGACCTCCACTCTCCACCCGCGTAGTTTAGGAGAAATCCGGTCTCTGGGAGCTATTCCCTCTTCTTATGACATCAGAATTCCCGGACCGAACGACCATCCCGACACCCCTCCCCCTGGATACCATGCTTTCTTCATTGAGCAGCTTAAGAGTGGTCTCCGCTTCCCGGTGTATCATTTCTTTGAAGGAGTTGGTCGATTTTTTAATCTCCCTCTTAATCATCTTCATCCCAATGTCTTTCGTATTATGGCGGCTACCTTCATCTTGTTCCCTATGAAGCTTATTCCCATTAACTCCTCCATCTTCCATTATTTCTATTCTTGCCGATTCAATGATGGGGTCTTCTCTTTTATGGCCCGGATGCATTATCGGTTTTTAACCGACATCCCTTCCTCTTTGAAGGGatggaaaacaaaatttttcttCCTTCAATTTCCGACTCTCCCGAACTGTGCTTTGGGATTTCTGCCTTCCATGCCCAAACAACCTGAGCTTCTCCGGGATTTCAAGCTTCTCCCCCCTTTCACCCTTGCTTGGGATGCTTTGGGGAAGCAATCCTTCTTATCCTCCGTGCTGATCGGGTCGAATAATTTGGCTTACTATGGGATCGGGTCCCGGCCTGAAGACCCTGTAGATCAGATCATTGATGAGTTTGATCAACCCGGGTCACAGGCGGGTAAACTGCTTTTCTCGGTTTTATTATTTTTCCCAtaaatctattttttttattcgcTCTGTCTCTGTTGTAGCCGAAGAAGATATGATCAGAGCGAGCTTCCAAGAGGCTGCCGCGAAGAGGAAAGCGGAGCAAAAGAAGATTAGGGCGGAGAAGAGGGCTACAGAGGCCCAAGAACAGGAGGAACGCTGAGCCAGGGAAGCGGCCGAGGTTGGTGAAGTGGAAGAACGCCGAGCCAACGAGGCAGCTGAGGCTCAGGAAGCGGAAGAACGCAGAGCCAGGGAGGCAGCTGAGGCCCGGGAAGCAGAGCTTAAGGCTCGAGAGGAGGCTGTTCCTTCCCGCGAGGGACCTCTTTCTTCGGGCATGGAGGAAGACCCGACCCCTCTGAATCATCGCAAGAGAAGAGCCACGACAGGGCCAGGAGTGGAGACAATAGTGGTGGAAGATGAGCCCGAGGAGATGACTCATTCTCCTTCCTTCGCCGGTTCTTCTGCAGGTGCTTCTATTGAGAGGCCTTTGGTTCTCCTCAATATTTTTGGGGATATTATCAGTTCAGATTTAATAAGGATGATTCGAGGCCTCCTTCGCCCTAATGAGGTAGCGCATCTCCAGGGAGTTCAACCCAACATGCTTCTGAGTGAAGGAGCGTCCCGAACTTTCTTTGTAAGTCTATTATTTTGGCTTTTCCCTTTGGTACAAGCTTTCCTGACTTCTTTTATTTCTAGGGCTTACAGATGTTAATACATGGGTATGAACGGGTGGCTAAGGTGGCCAAGGGAGCTCATGCCCAAACCAAGGCCGTTCAGGAAACGCACGGCAAACTCCAGGAGGAAATTGGCCGGATTAAAGAAATCCATGAGAATGTTCTTGCCCGGGAGAAGGCCGTTTGGCAGCAGCAAATGGACTTGATCCGGGCTGAATTATCTGATGCCCGGGCAGAGGTTCAGACGGCTAGGGCAGAGGCGGAATCCTCCCCAGCTCGTGCTGAGGATTTCGAGGCATTAGCTGCTGAGGCTAGAGAGGGGGCGCTGGCGGCCAGAGAAGAAGCAGAGTACAACCGAGTTAGGGCTGAGTACTTTCAGGCGGCTGTGACCCTTTTGAAGAATACTCAAGCAGAACAATTATCACACTTCCTGAAGTCCCCTGATTTTAAGAAGATGCTAGCCGAGAAAGCTTTCCCGTACTTTGAACAGGGCTTCAACAAGTGCTTGGAGCAATTCGAGGAAGTCGGTCTGGTTCCAGCCGATATGGAGGATTTCCCGGATCTGGAGAAGGCTGCTGCATCCCTTCCGAatgatgaggaggaaaattCAGATAAACAGGACCCCCCTGTAAATTAAGTAACCCAGTTTTCTCTTTTTGTAATCTTTTTTCCTTTGATGAAATATATACGCTTGTTTTTTCCTccgattttttttcctttcatgCTATAGTAAAATTTTGTGATCTTGATTGCTAAATGAGGTACGGTTCCTCCAGGCCGGGGTATAGGTCCCTGGTTTTAAAAGataatccggggtacgggtcctccgagccagggtacgggtccctgggctTAAAAGATAATCCGGCGTACAGGTcctccgggccagggtacgggtccctgggctTAAAAGATAATCTTTTGAATAATCTCTTCATTTGATGCAGAAATAATAGATACAAATGTCTTTAAACATAATACTTCTTTAAATAAAAAGCATTCCATGGCCTCTTGAGGGTACGCCCTTGAGGATCTTCAAGATAATAAGCTGTACCCGAGCTGACTCTTTTAATAACCTTGAAGGGTCCTTCCCATTTTGCTTCTAGCTTCCCTACATCACCTACTGGCTTGACTTTCTTCATGACGAGGTCCCCTACTTGAAATTCTTTTGCTCGAACATGTTTGTCGTAATATCTTATTATTCGGCTGCGATAAGCTTCCATCCTAAGAGCTGCCCGATCTCTCTTCTCTTCAATTAGATCAAGCTCGATGGCCCGGGTTTGACCATTGTTGTCCGAGTAAGATTCTATTCGGGCGGAAGGAAACCCGATTTCCACAGGGAGGACTGCTTCTGAGCCATAGACAAGGCTGTAAGGTGTTTCCTGTGTGGATGATCGTGGTGTGGTCCGATATGCCCATAACACACTGGGTAATTCTTCCACCCAATCCTTGCCTTTCCCATAGAGTCGGGCTTTTAACGCCTCCACAATGATTCTGTTTGTTACTTCGGTTTGACCATTAGCCTGAGGGTATGCCACTGAAGTGAAGGACTGGGCTATCTTCATTTCTTGGCACCAAGAGGTGATCTTCTTTCCTTGGAACTGCCTTCCATTGTCCGAAATCAACTTTCTCGGGATTCCATATCTGCAGACAATACTTTTCCACAAGAACTTCATAACCTCGTCTTCGTTTATCCTGGCTAAGGGCTCAGCCTCAACCCACTTGGAGAAATAATCTACTGCTACGAGGAGGAATTTCTTTTGTGCTCGGGCTATAGGGAAAGGGCCCACAATGTCCAAACCCCATTGATCAAAGGGGCACGATGCGAAGACCGGTTGCATGCCTGTAGCTGGGCGGTGGTGGAAATTAGAGTGATGCTGACAACCCTGACATTTTTTAACAAAACGGGCGGCATCTTGGGTCATCTGAGGCCACCAGAATCCAGCCAATATGGATTTACGAGATAAAGCTGTCGCACCGAGGTGTTCCCCGCAGCATCCTTCATGTATCTCTCGAAGGACATACTCCACCCCGTCTTCGGCTAAGCATTTAAGCAAAGGGCCCTGATGAGATCGTCTGTACAAGACATTATTTAGAAGAACAAACCTGGGCACTTGTTTCCTGATCTTTGCAGCCTGGACTCGATCTTCTGGGAGTTTTTTATGCTCTATGTATTCCATGAGAGGGGCCATCCATAAGTTCGCTGGAGGCGTGGGTGTTTCTTCTTCAAGGGATGATACTAGCCGAGTAAAACAGAGAACCTCCCGGGTGCTTATTTCTGTCAAGGAAGCAGCTAGTTTGGCTAACACGTCGGCCTCAGTATTTTCTTCTCGGGGAATTTGTTCGATACTCCAGTCTATAAAGGATGAAGCTTGAGAAGTAATAAGCTTCAAGTACTTGAGCATCTTTTCATTCTTGACCTCGTAAATTCCTTTAATTTGTTGAGTAACCAACTGTGAGTCGGAATAGATGATGATTCGGGAGGCCCCAACTTCTCGGGCAGCACGCAACCCCGCCAAAACAGCTTCGTATTCCGCTGCGTTATTCGTGACCCTAGAATCAATCTTCAGAGCCAGTTTGACTTTCTCATCTAGCGGGGAGACCAAGACAATCCCCACTCCACATCCTGATATGTTTGAGGCGCCATCAACAAACACTCTCCATACCTCTTCTTCTCCGGGCTGAATCATCTCTGTTAAGAAATCTGATAATTCTTGTGCTTTTATTGCAGCCCGGGGTTTGTATTCAATATCATACTCTCTGAGTTCCACAGTCCATTTGATCATTCTCCCCGAGACCTCTGCGTGAGTCATGATACTCCCGAGAGGAGAATTAGTGAGTACCACAATGGGATGCGAGAGAAAATACGGCCTCAACTTTCGAGCAGTCATTACTAAAGCTAGTGCAATCTTTTCTAATTCACTGTATCTCAACTCGGCTCCTCGGAGGGCGTGACTGACATAATAAACAGGCTTCTGATCGGTCCCTTCCTCTTTGATGAGTACAGAGCTAACAGCAATTTCAGTGGCCGAGAGATAGACCCACAATTTTTCTCTGGGCTTAGGCTTTGCCAAGACGGGCAGTTCAGCTAGGTGTTTTTTCAAATCTTGAAAGGCCTGCTCGCAATTGTCATCCCAACCGAATTTCTGCGCTTTTCTCAGAACTTGAAAGAAAGGGTAACTACGATGTGCAGATCGGGAAATGAAGCATGACAGGGCTGCAATTCTCCCTGTCAATTTTTGTACGTCCCGGACAGACTGAGGAGAGGGCATGTCCACGATGGCTTGGATTTTCTCCGGGTTAACCTCAATTCCTCGGTCCGTGACCATTAACCCCAAGAACTTTCCGCTTTTAACCCCAAACACACATTTTGCCGGGTTAAGTTTTATTCTGAATGTTTCAGAGTGGCGAAAGTTTCAGCTAAATCATCAATAAAATGAGCAACTTCACGGGttttgattagaatgtcatccacatataccTCGATATTGCGACCTATCTGTTTCTGAAAAACAAGGTTCATCAATCGCTGGTACGTAGCCCCCGCTTTTTTTAATCCAAAAGGCATCACAACATAGCAAAAGGTACCCCCGGAAGTAATGAAACTagctttatcttgatcttctaaAGCTAAAGGGATCTGATGATATCCCTGATATGCATCCAGAAAGCTTAACAGTTCACATCCAGAAGTGGAATCGACTAGCTGATCGATCCGAGGGAGCGGATAACAATCTTTCGGGCAAGCTTTATTCAAGTCCCTGAAATCAACGCACATTCTCCATTTCCCAGTAGATTTTGGGACGAGAACTACGTTCGATAACCAAGAAGGGAAATTGACTTCCCTAATGTGCCCGGCCTTCAGCAATTCTTCCACCTGTTTTTCAATTACTTTATCTTTTTTCGGGCCGAAATGTCGCTTTTTCTTCTTAACTGGCCGGGATCCCGGGAGGATGTTTAATTTATGCTCGGCCATTCGGGGCGAGATCCCGGACAATTCCTGCTGAGACCAAGCAAAGACGTCAACGTTAGTTTTCAAACATTGCAAGAGGTTTACCCGGGTGGCTGCGCAGATATCTCGGGCTACCCGGACGTTTTTCCCTGGCTCAATTTCTACCACTTCCTGCTCTTCTTCAGCCACAAAGTGCACTTCTCTTTCTCGGGTCTCCCCTTGGTGCTTTTTCTCCTTCCCTTCCCTCCTTGCTTTCTTTTGATCAACCCAGACTGTTTCTCCATAACATCTTCGAGAAGAGGGCTGATCGCCTTTAACTTCTCCCACCTGTCCTCGCActtggaatttgattttttgatgataagttgagGCCACGGCCTTCATTTCATTCATGGCCGGCCTTCCCAGTATGACATTGTAGGAAGACGGGGCATCCACCACTGTGAACGTGGTCATCACAGTCTTTCTCAAGTCTCCCGTGCCTAGGGTTAAGGGTAGAGCAATTTCTCCCTCTGGATATACGGCGTAGCCAGCGAATCCGAATAGGGCAGTTTCAACGGTTTCCAGCTGGTATTCATGTAGATCCATTTGAACTAGGGCCTCTTTGAAAATGACATTGACAGAGCTCCCATTGTCCACGAAAACCCTCAATACGTCGTAATTGGCCACTCGGGCCTGAATGACAAGAGCGTCATTGTGGGGCAGGCTCACCCCTAGGAGATCTTCTGGTCCGAAGCTTATAACCGGCTCGTCTCTCCACCTTCCATCAACCTCTAAACATTCCCTCCTACTCCTCGCTTTTCTATCCCGGTTAGAGTCACCATCGGTAGATCCTCCTGAAATCATTTTGATTATCCCTCGACTTGGGGAGGGATCTTTCCTTTCTGCTGGTTTGATTCTCTCCTCCCGGGTATTCATGTCTCCTCCCCGCCTCCCACTTGAGGTGCTTTCCGTCTTTGGTGGCATATTCGATATCGGACGTCTAGATAACCATGGTGGCTGTCTAGACTTATCTCGCGAAGGGTGAGGCACTGACATAGGATGCTTATTGGAATTCCTCCTCAGGACCCGGTATTCATTGGTATGGTGGGCACAATCTTTATGGAGGGTACAATACCTTTTTGTTCTGGCCTTGGGGTTCTTGCTACAGAATTGGGAGGAGG from Primulina eburnea isolate SZY01 chromosome 17, ASM2296580v1, whole genome shotgun sequence carries:
- the LOC140817850 gene encoding uncharacterized protein, with protein sequence MPPKTESTSSGRRGGDMNTREERIKPAERKDPSPSRGIIKMISGGSTDGDSNRDRKARSRRECLEVDGRWRDEPVISFGPEDLLGVSLPHNDALVIQARVANYDVLRVFVDNGSSVNVIFKEALVQMDLHEYQLETVETALFGFAGYAVYPEGEIALPLTLGTGDLRKTVMTTFTVVDAPSSYNVILGRPAMNEMKAVASTYHQKIKFQVRGQVGEVKGDQPSSRRCYGETVWVDQKKARREGKEKKHQGETREREVHFVAEEEQEVVEIEPGKNVRVARDICAATRVNLLQCLKTNVDVFAWSQQELSGISPRMAEHKLNILPGSRPVKKKKRHFGPKKDKVIEKQVEELLKAGHIREVNFPSWLSNVVLVPKSTGKWRMCVDFRDLNKACPKDCYPLPRIDQLVDSTSGCELLSFLDAYQGYHQIPLALEDQDKASFITSGGTFCYVVMPFGLKKAGATYQRLMNLVFQKQIGRNIEVYVDDILIKTREVAHFIDDLAETFATLKHSE